From Opitutaceae bacterium:
CAGCGGGACCGCACATGAACCACCTGCAGGCGCTCTGGAAGACCCACTCGATTCGAGCGCAATCGACCGTCAAGGTGCTCGACTGCGAATGCTCCGAGCACGGCCGGATCATACTCGATGCCGGAGATGCTTTGGGAGTTCGGATTACTCGTATCCACCATCAATGCAGCGAATCCCAACTCTTCGGGGACCCGAAACCCTTTCTCCCGGAGATGACCATACACGCTCTCATTGAAGCCGAGAATCACGTCGGGCCTGTGGGTCCGCGCCCATGTGGCGATGGCTCGCGCATCCCCGGGCTTGAAATGCAAACGGGGAATCTTTCGCCTCCGGGTGTAGTGCTGCTGGCAATACAAGGCAGCGGATGTCCTGTCGAACTCATCGATGGCCATCGACTCATCAAAGATCGCGACTCCAATTCGCTTGTATCCGCGATCCTCCGCCGTTCGCCACGCGTCGACCATGGCTCTCGCATGATCGTAGGTGATCAGGTTCACGGGCGGGCGATAGAAACCATTGTTGCACGCCACGACCACAAAGTCCTCCCAGGGAAACCCCTGCAGCACGCCCGCCTGCATCACCTGCCCCAGTATGACCCCACGTATGCCACGGTTACGAAGCACCCGGGCAAGCCTATGGGACTCACGATACTCCTCGAAGCAAAAATGCTCGACCAGGTATCCCATTTCGAAGGCCCTCGCCCGGGCGCCACCAATCGCAGCATGATCCAAGGGCTGACGAAGAAGCGGATGATTCGTGGTCACAAACGCCATCACGGATCCGCGCGGCGCAGTTCCACGCCAGCGCTGCATTGCGATTTGTGAGAGCACCGGGTCGGGACGATAGCCCAGTTCCTTCGCGACCAGTTGCACTTTCCTGCGGGTGGTCGCGGTGAGCCGCGGGTCGTCTTTAAGCGCGAGGCAGACAGTCGCCTTCGCGCAGCCGACGCGGGCGGCGATATCACGCAAGGTGGGGCGGGCGGGCATCGAACAAAGGTCGGGGGCGACGCACGCACCCGTCAATCCCCAAGGCAAGGCCCAACGCCTAGGTGGCCGCCATTGGATCAGTTCAGCGCACGACGCGGGCGCCACCGCCGCCCATCTGCTTTTCGACTTCCTTTCGCGTCGCCATCGAGGTGTCGCCCGGGGTCGTTGACGCCAGTGCACCGTGGGCAGCGCCGTACTCCACCGCCTTCTGCGGGTCGTTGAACTCAAGGAAGCCAAACTGCAAGCCCGAGGCGAAACTGTCTCCGCCGCCCACGCGGTCGAGAATCTCGAGTTCGGGATACTTGCGGCTCTCAAAAAACTTGCCGTCGTGCCAAAGAATCGCGCTCCAGTCGTTCTTGGTCGCCGTGATCACGCGTCGTAATGTAGTCGCAGCCACCTTGAAGTTTGGGTACTCCTTCACCGCCGTCGCGATCATGTCCTTGAAGGCGTCGATCTCTATCTTTGAGAGCGAGTGGTCCGCCCCTTTGACCTCGAAACCCAGCGAGGCGGTGAAATCTTCTTCATTGCCGATCATCACGTCTACATGAGCCGCTATCGCACGGTTCACCTCTTGGGCCTTCTTGAGTCCGCCAATCGTTTTCCAAAGAGAGGGACGGTAGTTGAGATCGTAAGACACGATGGTGCCGTACCGTTTAGCAGCCTTGACAGCTTCGATCGTAAGCTCAGCTGTCGATTCGGACAGGGCCGCGAAGATGCCGCCCGTGTGAAACCAGCGGGCGCCGAGCTTCCCAAAGATCATATCCCAATCGAAGTCTCCCGGCTTGAGCTGACTGGCAGCCGTGTTGCCTCGGTCTGGATTCCCGACCGCACCTCGGATGCCGAAACCGCGTTCAGTAAAGTTCAACCCATTGCGCACAGTTCGTCCAATACCGTCGTCCTCCCGCCAGCGAATGAAGTCCGTCGCCACGCCTCCCTGCAAGATGAAGTCCTCAAGCAGGTGCCCCACTTCGTTGTCGACGAAGGCCGTGCACACCGCGGTGCGCAGCCCGAAGCACTTCCGCAGTCCGCGGGAGGTGTTGTATTCACCACCGCCCTCCCAGGCGCGGAACTCGCGCGCGGTGCGAATCCGGCCCTCGCCAGGGTCCAGGCGGAGCATCACCTCGCCAAGCGAGAGCTGATCAAAGGCACATTCGGGTCTTGGACGAAGGACGAGACTCATCGGGAGATTGTAGTTAGCTTTTCAATACCGACCTCTTCGGATTTTCTGTCCGCCGCCGCTCGGAATGCCAGCGCCCGGGCACCGATTGAGGACCACCAATCGCAATTCTTGAGGGCCGCCGGTGAAGGTGAGCTCGATGGAGCCCAGCCCATTGCCTGCAAGCACTTTGGCACATTCGGCAAGACTCGATGAGCTGTCGGCGCGTATCAGCGCGATCACCTTGTCCTTCTGGATTCGATCAAGAACCTGTTCCTTGGTCATGGAGGGAAGAATGGGGGAGGCAGGTAACCCCAAGTACACCTGCCTCCCAGGAGTGGGAGACCTCAGAATTTCACCCCGACATTGAGAACGACCTGACGCGGTCGGCCCCGCGACTGGTTCGCCGGATAATAAGTCTCGTCCGTGATATTCTTGAAGTTCAGCGAGGCATTCCACTTCTGATTGCCCATCTTCCAATCGTAGCCCATCGCCGCATCGAGGAGCGTGTACGCGTCGAGGAACAGGCGGGGATTGGCCGTGCGCTGTGCCTTCTCCGAGGTGTAGGTTCCACCTCCTGCAACCCAGAAGCCCTTCAGCTTCCCGGCATTGAAGGTGTAGCGCGTCCAGAGGCTCGCGAGTCGCTCGGAAGAACCTTCGGGTGTGGCGCCAAGCAGCATGGCGACGGCATCGTTAAAGCCACGCAGGTAAGCTTCGTAATCGGCATTCGCACGAGGATCGCTGGAGGTTCGCGGCGTGGGCGTGGTCAGCTTCGTGGTGCGGATCTTCATGTTGGTGTAGGTGGCATAGATCTGCCAATTCTCCAGCGGAGTATAGGTCATCTCAAACTCCACACCTTCGCTCTCATCGACCGTACCCTGCTTGCTGAAGGTCACCTCCGTTATTGACGGCACGCCATTGGCATTCAGGCCGGCGACCGGCTGACGCACTGTCACAATCCGGTCGGCACGCTCGAGGTGGAAGACTGTAAGCGTTGATGAGATTCGTCCGCCATTAAAGTCGGTCTTGATGCCGGCCTCGTAGCCCAAGCCGGTCGTCGGTGAGGCCGGAGTGCGGATGAACTGATTGTTTGTAGTCTGATTGAATGGCTTCGCCGGATCGTAGTTGGGATTCTCAACGGTGAGCGTGGTGCCGTCCACGAGGAAGGATTTGCTGTAGTTTGCGAATAGCAGCACGTCCTTGTGAACATTGACGCCGATTCCGTACTGTGGGGTGGTCTTCTTCGCCTCGAAGGTAAAGCCAGAAGCACCACCGGACCGGTAGCGGTCATACCGTGCACCACCGACGAGAACGACTCTATCCCTGAAGAGCTTCGCAGTCAGCACGCCATAGTAGGCGTCCTCAAGTCCGCGCGTCACGCCACCGGAAGAGCTTACCGGAAGGGAGTATTCATCGTAGTTCTTGTCGCGCAGCCAGGTGGAGGAATCAAAATAGTTCCAGGGCGCAAAGGGGAGCGCACCGTCGCTGTCGCTGTAGTTTCCATAACTCGAGCTCGAGCTCAAGGTGAAGCCGCCACCAGTGCGGGAATGCTGCCGGTAGATGCCAAAGAGCGGATTCAGCTTAATACCCTTCA
This genomic window contains:
- a CDS encoding LacI family DNA-binding transcriptional regulator, with product MPARPTLRDIAARVGCAKATVCLALKDDPRLTATTRRKVQLVAKELGYRPDPVLSQIAMQRWRGTAPRGSVMAFVTTNHPLLRQPLDHAAIGGARARAFEMGYLVEHFCFEEYRESHRLARVLRNRGIRGVILGQVMQAGVLQGFPWEDFVVVACNNGFYRPPVNLITYDHARAMVDAWRTAEDRGYKRIGVAIFDESMAIDEFDRTSAALYCQQHYTRRRKIPRLHFKPGDARAIATWARTHRPDVILGFNESVYGHLREKGFRVPEELGFAALMVDTSNPNSQSISGIEYDPAVLGAFAVEHLDGRLRSNRVGLPERLQVVHVRSRWHEGTSLPTKPGAGRPLEAGPQRSVRGFRKAATV
- a CDS encoding sugar kinase; translation: MSLVLRPRPECAFDQLSLGEVMLRLDPGEGRIRTAREFRAWEGGGEYNTSRGLRKCFGLRTAVCTAFVDNEVGHLLEDFILQGGVATDFIRWREDDGIGRTVRNGLNFTERGFGIRGAVGNPDRGNTAASQLKPGDFDWDMIFGKLGARWFHTGGIFAALSESTAELTIEAVKAAKRYGTIVSYDLNYRPSLWKTIGGLKKAQEVNRAIAAHVDVMIGNEEDFTASLGFEVKGADHSLSKIEIDAFKDMIATAVKEYPNFKVAATTLRRVITATKNDWSAILWHDGKFFESRKYPELEILDRVGGGDSFASGLQFGFLEFNDPQKAVEYGAAHGALASTTPGDTSMATRKEVEKQMGGGGARVVR